From a region of the Takifugu flavidus isolate HTHZ2018 chromosome 20, ASM371156v2, whole genome shotgun sequence genome:
- the arpc3 gene encoding actin-related protein 2/3 complex subunit 3, protein MPAYHSNLMLPETRLVGNMALLPIKTQFKGPARGDGIDSDIIDEAIYYFKANVFFKNYEIKNEADRTLIYVTLYISECLKKLQKCSSRSQGEKEMYTLGITNFPIPGEPGFPLNAMYVKPSNKQEEETMRGYLQQIRQETGLRLCDRVFDPQTDRPSKWWVCFVKKQFMNKSLSAPGQ, encoded by the exons ATGCCG GCGTATCATTCGAACCTGATGCTCCCCGAGACCAGGCTGGTGGGGAACATGGCTCTGCTCCCCATCAAGACCCAGTTCAAGGGTCCAGCTCGGGGCGACG GAATTGACTCGGACATCATCGACGAGGCCATTTATTATTTCAAGGCCAACGTTTTCTTCAAGAACTACGAGATCAAG AATGAGGCAGACAGGACGCTCATCTACGTCACGCTCTACATTTCTGAATGTCTGAAGAAGCTCCAGAAG TGCAGCTCCAGGAGtcaaggagagaaagagatgtaCACCCTGGGAATCACCAACTTCCCTATTCCTGGAGAGCCCGGCTTTCCTCTCAACGCCATGTACGTGAAACCCAGCAACaagcaggaggaag AGACCATGAGGGGCTACCTGCAGCAGATCCGCCAGGAGACGGGTCTGAGGCTGTGCGACCGCGTCTTCGATCCCCAGACGGACCGACCCAGTAAA TGGTGGGTCTGCTTCGTCAAGAAGCAGTTCATGAACAAAAGTCTGTCAGCCCCTGGTCAGTGA